The Delphinus delphis chromosome 2, mDelDel1.2, whole genome shotgun sequence genome segment ggctgCCCTCACCATCTGCTGAGGCGAACCTCCGGATGGGGCAGCCTCAGTGTTCGCTCGTGCACAGTGGGAACACTTCTCCCCTCCTAGCAGAGGAGATGGCGTGTGCACAGTGCCTGCCCTGCAGCGCTCCTTCACGCCTCAGTCCGCCCTCCCCAGGCTGCGAGGAGCCGTGGGCCGGGCCTCGTCTGGGGGCGGCAGAGCTGTTGCTGAGGGAACAGCTTATGTTCCCTGGTGGCCTGTCAGCGGATCTCAGCTCTTCTCCCCTGCTCGCATCTCTGCCCTGGAAACCCAGCAGCACGTCTGCCGATGGCCCGTGACTGCCCTGCCCTTCACCCCCGGCCCCAGGGCCGAGGAAGTGCCCAGTCCTAGAGTGGGGCACCCAGCACCACATGTATTCAAGGCACGGGTGGCACCAAAGGGCCTGGTTCAGATCCCAGTGCTGCTACTTAGAGCTTCgtgtccttgtctgtaaaatggagataacccTCAGGTCCCGCTCCCCGGGGGCTATCAGGATGCCACATGTAGCCGGGGGCCAGCACTCGGTGAGCCTGGATGAACGCTAGCCCTGGACGTTGTCACCATACCCACCGTCACAGTGAACACGTGTCCACCTGCTGATGGCTCTTTTGGTGTTTGGGGCTGGTTACTTaactctgtgcctccatttcctcatctggaaaatggggacagAGGGTTGCGATGATCAAGTGAGGGCGTGTTGAGCAGGGCAAGTGCTGTGCATGCCAGCATATACccagttttgtttttcccctggGCGCCTCTGCTTGCCCCTCTCAGCCTCAGGCTCCCTCAAAACCACAGCACTGTTTGCTGGACACGTAAGAGCGTGCACAGTGAGGCAGCCCCATCTGCCTGGCCCCTGGGCAGCCTTTTCTGTACGAGCTAACGCACCTGCCCAAGTCCGAACCTTCATTCTCCTGCAGCTCGTGCCAACGGCTGTGAAGACCATCCCCGAGGACGTGCGAGGGCTCGGCACCTCTCAGCACCAGGCCTGGTGTCAGCGATGGGGTCACATCCCGGGGCCGGGGGTGGTACCTGGGCCCCCTCCCGATGCAGGCACGCTGTCCCTTTTGGGGGACCTGCTTCCTGTCCCGATCACTGTTCTTGCAGCTGTGTGCCCAGTTCTCATTGCTGCAAATTGGTTCAggcaggcgggggcgggggcgcccACCCCGTGTCGAATTTCTTTCGAAGCAGCTTTCAGAAGTCAGCAAAATCCTCGAGCCAGATCCGAAATTTGCTCGATGGGTGGCTCCGAGGACTGCTTGCTGACATTCGCAGTTGCATCTGTGATGGGAAACGCAGGCCCCAGGTGGGTCCCGGCGGTTTCTGTTCAGGAGATCCGGGCCCGCTTGTTAGGGAAGCCGTGTTAGTGCGGTGGCCTTGTTGGGGGGTGCGCAGAGTATGCAGCATGGCGGGCCTCCTTGCAGGTACTGATACTTTGGGGGTGAGAGGGAAATGGACTCAGTTCCAGGAGCAGCTGCTGTTGCTCAGGCCTCACCCACGTTCCAGCCCTCCCAGTCCTGCCCACAGGAGCCCCCCTTCCCCCGTCCTCAGTTTACACACAGGGAAGCTGGAGCTGAGCCacgtggagggggaggggtgttTCTGATTCAGAGCTGGAGGAGCGGGCCTTCTGTCCTGCCACCTCTGGCCACTCCACCTCCCCCGCATGATGGCATCAGACCACGTCGGGAGGGGGGTGATTAAATGAGATGCCGAAGCTGTGCTCAGCAGGGACAGGGCACTTTCTCAGCGGCTTCTCACCCTCCGGGGGCAGCCGAATTCAAGGACTGGCCCCTCGGGGCCGCACGCACGGGGCTTGGAGTCCAGGCTGTGTGCACTCGACCAGCCCTCGAGGGCCCGGGAGCCCCTTCGCGCCCCCCGCACCCACCTGGCTCAGCgtgctgtctgtctctcccacccccaggctACGAGGGCGTGAGCGAGTTCTTCACGGACCTCCTGAACCACATCACCACCGTGCTGCAGGGCCAGAGCGCGGCCGCGGCAGGCACGGGGGACGTGGCCCCGCTGCGGCACAGCAGGCTCCTGGCGGAGCAGGCGGGTGGCCTGGCGGCCGAGCGGACGTGCAGCGCCAGCCCCGGCTGCTGCAGCAGCATGATGGGCCAGGAGCCGCCCTGGACGGCCGAGGCCGACGTGGGCGGCGTGGGCGCGGGCAGCACCTCCAAGCTGCCGCACCAGAGACTCGGCTGCACCGCCGCCGTGTCGCCCAGCTTCCAGCAGCACTGCGTGGCCTCGCTGGCCACCAAGGCCTCCTCCCAGTAGCCACGCACGGGGCCCGGGACCCTGAGGGGCAGCGCGGGCTGCAGAACACACACACGCTGGGCGAGCAGCTCCCGACGGTGACGCTACTACTAAGAATTCCCAAGGATCtgattctccttctccttctttttttttttttaatttttaacctgATTCTCTGATGTCATGATCTAcatgaggggtgggggtggggacggaAGAGAACCCCAAGTGGTCCAGCCTCGCGGAAGAGGGACAATCCCGCCTGATTCCTGCTGTGCAGATCTCTCCACTGAGTTTACACACGCTTGTGTTTTCAACACTAGGTCTGAATGTGAGGTGGggtgtgcatgcgtgcgtgtgtgggggtgtgcgtgcgtgtgcgtggtCGCCGTGCGTGTGTGAGTGCCCGAGCACGTCCACGTCTGTTCTTCTCAATGGCTGCTGTGGCCCAGGCCTCGGGGACCCTGGAGCAGGCCATCCCTGGTCAGGCTGTCGGCGGCTGAGCAGAGCCAGCAAACAGTTGCCCGTCTCTTCTCTCCAAGCCGCCACGCCAGGCCCGGCCCCGTTTCCCTTACCGCTGGCTTAAAGCCCCATCCGGTGTGCAGCTGCCCCCTCCGGAAAGCAGGAGGAGCCAGGGGAAGCAGGAGGCCCCAGCTACCATTTCCTTGTGGATTCCACGCAGGGAGTCTGGGCTGTGGTCCACCTGCTGCCCGCTCACgaaagcagaggaggaggaggcttCCCTGGGAAGGCCACAGCCCTGGGTCGGCTGCCTTTCTCCACGTGCAGCTCCCTGGAGTCCACTAGGCCCGTCAGCACGTGTCCCACGCAATGGGGCCTCCTTCCCTGACCAAGCGCCACTGCTCCCTGGACCCGGGAGGAGCCTGCCTCGCTGGGAACCTCTGGGCTGATCCTGCTTGTGCCAAGGATTTGTGCTGTGACTTTGGGCCAATCATTCCAAGAGTCGCCGGGCAGTCATGACCAGGGAACTCAAGGGCAGGCTTGACGCCCTAGCCCCTACAGTGCAGCCTGTGTCTCCGTGACGTCAACCCAGATGAGCGTCTCCTTGGCATCGAGGCGATTTGGGGCTCTCCCCCCAGGCAGGAGGAGGCTGCGCGTTGCTCCACACCTGCCCAGAAGGCCTGATCCACCCCTTTCATGCTCGCTGCCAGCCCCAAGCACTAAGCCAGCCAGGTGCGAGGGGGCTCGCAGCCCCAGAGGCAAGAAAGCACATTACCCGCTTCTCCTATTAGAGTCACCCCAGCCCCTGATGGCAGCAGACAGACCACCAGCTGATCAGTCCAAGCCCGAGGTCCAGGCAGGCCGGCAGCCCCCTTTGCAGAGAAGGGGATCAGTGAGGGGCTTTGTCAGTCCTCGGGCCGTGTGACCATCTGGAGGGATGCATAGGGCCCCCTGAGCATAGCCTTGTGTCTTCTCTCATCAGTCCCTCTTGAGGAAGAGGAACAGGCCTCTGGGCCGTCCTGCGTGGTCCAGGGAGGATGGACTGAGAGCGGCCGCTGAGCTGGGCGCTCAGACACCTTCAGGCCTGGTCAGCAGGGACGTGGCGGTTGCCCACTTTGGGAAaggaagggctggggggagggcggCTGCCATCAGAAGTGCCCAGCTGTCCTAGAAACCACGGGCCCTCCGACCACAGTGTTTACACGACTTGAGTGTTGAACCCTGATTATAATGTCTGTACGTCGCCTTTCCTAGCCTAACCCCAAGCGCCGGGGGAGCAGGAAAGCGTGGCCGGCCTCTTGCACTGCTTTGTCTCCAAAATAAACTACTGAAATCAAACTGCATTTCACACGTGTTTACAAAACGTTGCTAAAAGCCTGTGCCCTCTTCCAGTCTTTTAATAAAACAGCTTTACGTTTTTGAGTAAAATTCCAGTCCTGATCGAGTCAGGACAGGTCGGGAGTGCAGGGTGACCCGGTGCCAGGCGGGGCCCCTGGCCACATTGTGTCCTGTTTAATCGATGCCTCCCCTCCAGCTCTCACACGTCAGCGTCCAGGGCCCGGATATCAAGTAACTGTTTTGCAGTGACGTGGCACTTCCCACCAGCCTCGATGCGGGTGGCCAGCAGGGTGGGGAAACCGAGGGGCGGGGTTAGGCTTCATAAAGGCCCAGGAGCTGCGTggtgggtggtggggaagggactGGCCACTCTCGAGGGCGTGTGCGGGCCTCTCCCCGGGCCCAGCGTCTCTGCAGGGGTGGAGGGAGCTGTGTCGGGAGCGTAGACGGGGAGAGGGTTGCGAGCAGCAATGAGGTCTCCCCAAGCGACCCCCATCCTCAGTGTCACCTGATGCACACTGACCGGGTCCCAGGACACCGGCCATGGAGTCGGTCTCCTCTTAGGTCTCCGTGTCCCTGGCCCTGGGGCTTCCGCATCAGGGGAAGACAGACCCCCTCAAGGCCCTCAGCCTTTGCGGTCTCTTCTTCCCCAGGGCTTGGTGCTGCTGCCTCTGGCCACTCTCAGCACCTTCGAGGGCCCGTGGGGAGGCCCTGCTGTGGTGTACACGTGTGGTGCCTGGAGCCGGCCCTGCTGGCATCCCGGGGGCGGTTGGGACTCTCCTCCCCAAGCTGTTTTGCCAGTTGGTGGGCCTGTTGGGGGCCGTGCCCTGCGGCACCTGGGTGGTGGTCAGTGGCTGGGGCTGCCGAAGGGCTCCAGGAGTAAGTGGCGGGGCCATGTTTTGCCTGAGGCCTTGGGTAGGTTCCGAGGGTCCCTTGCAAGGTCTCTGCCCTCGGCAGCCTGGAGCAGAGGCTGCGGGCCGGGTTCTGCTTGCAGGTTGCATCATGATGTGGTTCCACGAGCACTCAGCCCCAACTGAGTATAGGAGCTGGATGTCTCCTCCCCACGAgagcgcggggggcggggggattgCCCTTGGAAGCATGGGTTTGCAGCGCGGGGTGGGTCGGGCTGGACCAGAGATCCTGCAGCATCACCTGCAGGAGACGGACGCAGCTGGAGTCCCCGGCGAGTTTATGTGGGGCATTGTCTGAGTTAATGCCATCAGTGAGGGagaaaacaaccttgagaaaggaTTCCTCTTTACCCAGAGGACTGCCATGTGCGCTGTATGGAAGGTTGAAGGACCCTGGCAGGAAGCCATCCTTTAAGCCAACTGGGAAGAGCAGCTGTTGTCTGCCCTGCGGCCCCTCTAGGACCGAGGGACACTGTGGCGCCCTGTCCTTGCTGGAAGACTGGTCCTCAGCTCAGGGACTCGCAGGCCGCTGGCCACACAGAACCATTGAATGGCTTCACTGGTGTCCCTGGGGTTTGCATCcgccctcccctctccaccctaGAAACTGACCCTTCACCCAGCGGGATCCCCGACAGCTCGTCTCTCTTCCcgggccatggctcaagggcccctgagctccagaGACCTTGAGCGGCGTGCTGGCTGTCCTGAAGGAGCACAGCCCCTGCACATGGCTTACCACGAGGTAGAGGAGTACATCCACCCTTGACGAAGGTTCTGGCCTCCTCGGTGAGCCTGGCCACGCCCTGATGCCGCACACACCGCCCTGCCCGTGCCGGAGCCTGAGCGTGAGATGCTGCGGCCGAGGCCTCCAGACGGGCGGTTCTCCTGTCGGTCCTGCCCTCCGTGCGCAACgctctgcctctgccccttcTCTGCACAGCCTTGCCAGTGTGATCTTGGAATGGCCCTCCACCCACATGCTGTTTACTGGAGAGCCGACTGTTGGCATGGAAGCACCCGGGCCCTTTTCCTTCTGGTTCCGAccaccaggccccacccagaccacCTGGGGCCTTTTCCAGAAATGGTTGCATTTCCCCTCTACTTCCAGAGTTGCCCATGACCTGGCGGCTTGGAGGGCCTGTCTCTTTTCCACAGCCAGACCAACCTCGGCTTCCAGGGCTGGCGTGGATCCCACTTCTGTGAAGCTTGCTTTCTCTTCCGAAAAGCTTCTCCCACAGTGATTTCACCAAGACGTTGGCAGTTCCAGTTCCGGCGCTGACACCTGTGCTTTGTGACAAATGTTTGTTTCAATCCTGTTCACGAGCCACGTTTGCCAGAACCCCAAGCTGGCTCGTACTTAACGTGTGTGCATACGTGTATATGACGTTTATGTGAATCTATATGTACTATGTGTAACATCACGGCTTCTGTAAAAACCAGGAACCTCTGGCTCTCTTGACTTGGTTGCACTTCTGCCCCGTGTGTTTATGAAAACACAGgtggcccatctctgggatgGGGTATCTCAGGGACAAGGTGTCCTGTGTTCTCTTTATTTGCGAAGTGGTCTTGGTGGTGGGTGTCCTGATAGCTGACTAGTGGAATACAGTTAGTGCTGTGTTTGTTATTTCGGTCATTGTTGGGGATGGGGTGTAAACCTGCCCCTTTGAAACGTGTGAATAAACACCTTATGGCGCCAGCTCTTTGGAGGGTGTCCCTCTGTGCTTCAGGGGGTGAGAGGCGGCAGCAGCCCCCTCGCCGGACTCAGGAGAGGCCCAGACTTGCCAAGACCCCTCAAGTGACTTGTATCGCCATTGTAGTGGTTTTCTGGTCCAGGCTGTCTAGACCCTCGAATCCTCACCATGATCCGGTGAGGAGGTCATaagtattgtccccattttatagatgaggctcCAAGGGCACCAGGAATGCTTGTCCAAGCTCTACAGCCAGGCTGGGGATTCCAGGCCCACATTCTCTGGGCAGTGTGTTTCTTGAAGTCAGGGCTTGTCCGGGCCATTTCTGTGTGCCCAGGCCTGCCGGGCCCATAGCAGCTGCTCACgggtgtttgttgaatgactgaatgatcGGCCCTGATATTCAGCTGGTCCACACCAGTCCAGCACACCAGCCTGTCTGTTCCGGTTGCATAATCCTGCAGCCCCCGTGGTTAAACGTTTTGGGCATCATTCCTGCCTGTGACTTCGATGAGTCATGTCaccctgtgagcctcagtttgctcattctCAAAACTGCGACTAAGACTGCCGTGCTATAGTGAACCATTAAAGTTCAAGAACTTCAGACGCCCCAGAGTCCTGTGCACGTATCAGGTCAGAGGGGATGACAGATTTATGCCGAGGGGGGCCTGCAGCTCAGAGGCCCAGGTCAGGAACTCCAAAGCTGGCTGGGGCCTGTGGCCTTGGTGACAGTCACTAACCAGGGCTTGTCAGGGCTTCCACCCAGCAGAGAGAGAACAGAGGCTGTTTTCCCAAACTGGCCCCGCCCCTGCATGGCCCAGCTCATGTGTGGCTGGGAGATAGGGGAAGAGTGTTATTTAATCCCACACATGCTTTGGGGCAGGTGTcagcaccattttacagatgaggaaactgatgcttcaAGCAGCAATGTCACTTGCCCACGATCCCCTGGCTGGAAAGTGGCCCAGAGTCACCCCAGGGGAAGTGAACCTCACCTTGTCCTTTTGCCTGAAATCCAGTCCATCCTACCCCACTTGGAGTCAAGGCGGGGGAAGgttcaaagaaacaggaaagagccCAGAGCAGATTTATTTATCCTTAGATAAATTTTGTACAGAGTATGTTAGAGTCAGGAGTTCTCAGCTTTCACCCAAAAGTCAGAAGTTATTGCAGTTGTGCCCAGTGGCTCTAATGGTGGAAGGGAAACTTCGAGAAAGCTGCCCGTGTTCAGAGAGAGGAAAACTGTTTAAAGTCAGGGGTCCGCCCTGCGGGGGCCACACTGGGGCAGGGGTCAAGAACAGGAGGAAAGGAGCGTAGGGGCAACAGGGTGGCTTGGGCTTGGGCAGGTTGGGGGCGGCCTCCCTACCGGAAGCAGCGCCCGGGCCATCTGGCCAAGACCTGCAAAGGGGACAACAGAGCCAGGACCACAGGGTGCCTCGGGGCCCTGGCTGGTGGGGCCAGCCGGCGCCTCAGCCCCGCCGCAGCCCCTGCAGCTCGTGGGCCACCTTCTCCAGCTCCGCCTCGATGGCCGACAGGCTCTCCAGCTCCTGGTCCTAGGAGAGAATGTGAAGAGTCCCACGGGGACTGGCCCAGGGAGCCTGTGCCAGCAGCATGGGGCATGCAGACAGACTGGTTGTGCCCGggttagctgtgtggccttggacaggtGGCTTTGCCTTTCTGGGTCTCAAGGGCCTCATCTGTTCCATGGGGACAGTGATGCCACCCTGCGGGGCTGCTCTGAGGGGCACTGGGCACAGAAATGTGCCCTGGTGGACGCAGGCCCACTGCCTCCTGAATGGCTCTGGGCAGGCACGTGGAAAACGAAGCCTCCGGTGCCCTTCAGAGTGCCTTCCAGTGCCCCGACCCCAAGGCCTAGACTGTGACGATGGCTTCCTGGGTGAGGCCGTGCCTGGGTTTCCTGTCTGCCACGGGCCTTCCTACCTGAGGAGTCAGCAGTCTGTGGCCCAGGTTTCAGGACGTGAGACCTGCCTAGGGCTGGGCTTGCATCCTCAGTCCCAGTCACTGGGTGCCCAAGCTCCAGCTGCCAGGGTGGTCCAGGGCAGCAGGGGACCCTCTGGGACTGACACCCAGAGAGCATGCCCTCAGACTCTGAgcaggggtcagggaaggccacGCCCCAGCTTTGACCTGAGAGGGGTGGTCTTCCTGGGGTCCCTGCCTGATGCCAAGCAGAGGGCACCCACCTGGGGCCCAGTCAGAATAGATGGATGATGGTTGCCATGGAAACAGGGACCCCAGAGGCCCCCATCTTGGAGTAGCCCCCGGGCAGGAGTTCTGTAATTCTGGGGCTGTTTCTAAGATCTTTGGGCTGAGTGGATGGGGCCCTGCTCCGTCCTGTCCACAGGACTCAGGGGTCCCCGCTTCTCCGCCCTGCAGTCCAAGGCTCTCTCTGCCTGTGGAGAAGGGAAGCTGGAGGGTGCCCCAAGGCACCTGGCTCTGTCCAGCTTCTGTGGGTGGGGAAGGCAACGATCAAAGGTGCCCAGCCTTGGGGAGGGGGGGGGCAGGCTGCTGCTTCCTGGAGCCCCGTCCCCTCAGTCCTTGGAGACATAGGCAGGTGACCTCTCTTAGCGCCAGCTCCCAAGAAGGAGGCTTCTTCCTCTCAGGCTGCTGGGACCCTGGTCCCAGGCCCAGGGAATGGCTCGGGGACCCAAGGAAGGGACCACATCCTCTTCTGGGTGGGCAGAGAAGAGCACTGGGGCCAGAGCCTTAAACATGTCCCACCCCCATAAGGCCCCGATTCCCACCTGGGCACTGAGGCCTGAAGACCCCCCCaaggcctcccccagccccaaggTGGTGTCGCCAGCCTGCCCCAAAGTCCCATCCCATCCCCTCCTATGGGACCATGTCCCTGCACCCCACTGAGCTTCCCAAGCAGCCCTGGGCATGGCCAGGTTTTCAGAGCTCGCGTGCATTCTGGTCATGATAATGAGGTGAGCAGAAAAGACTTCTTACCCCCTTTTCACAAATGGGGCAAccgatgaggctcagagaaggggagtgattggcccaaggtcacccagctaggagGCAGGACCCAGGTCTTCTGGCACAGGTCCGTGCCTTCCCCACCCATCACCACCAGGCCCTGAGGTCCAGctggccctgcccctgctgcctTCGCCAtcggggtgggaggcagggcctGAACCTGGGAGGAGGGTGTGGTTGGGCTGCACGGGGGCCAGGAGAGGACATGGCTGGAGCAACAGTAGGGCCTTCCCAGGATGCCTCCAGTGTCCCCTCCTGCCGTGCCCTCCCAGCTCTCAAGGCCAATGCTGCCCTGAGCCTGGATCCTCCAGGCAGCAAGTAGCCCTCCCCAGGCCAGTCCCTGCCAGGTCTTTTTAGTTTCCAAGCTCTCTCCATCCAAAGCTCCAAGCTCCACCAGTCAGTCACTCCCTTGTCCTGCTCCCAAGCCTGCAGAGGCTCCCTATTGCCTTCAGGACAAAGTCCCTGCCCAGCACCTCTGGGAACAGGCTTGACTCACCAGCTCTCCAGCTTCTGTCTCCTGTCCGCCAGCTTTCCTGGGTGCCCCCCTCCATGAGCTGGGGTTCACTTGTCCCCCTGACACACCCTTTCCCTTGTCCCTTCCCAGCTTCCCAAGAGCCCCCTGTCTGAGTGCCCCTCCAGTCCCAGACTCCAAGGGGGACAGTGTCCCCTTAGTGGTGCAGGGGCCACATGTCTGGTTGCAGCTGACCCCCAGCTGGGCCCATGCTCCCGGGGCCTGGCCCAGGGCCGGCTCCCCCCACCCATACCAACCTCTGGTCTGCGGTTGGCGctgccctcctcctctttcttctcctccggGTAGCCACGCACCGGTAGGGGCAGGCCCGCCTCGACGCTGTCCTCCCGGGAGGATGGCCTCCAGCCTCGTGGCAGCTGCAGCCCAGGACCGCTGAAGTCGTAGCCCCGGGCCCGGAAGGAGAGCTTCATGGCCCGGTCAGGGTCCTCCTCCGCCGCCTCCCCCTGCGGCCGCCTCTCGGCGGTCAGCTCCTTGTCCAGCTGGTCCATCGCGCTCCGTCGCTTGGCATCCTCCCACTCCTTGGAgagccgcccctccccctcctgctccGGCTGCGCGCTCTTCCCGCCCCGGAAGAGGCCTTGCGGGGCCCCTGCCGTCGCCTCCTCCTGCAGGCAATGGTCCcgctcccccttccccttggggGACGGCGCCTCCTCAGCCCCCGTCTTCCCGGCTCCATCCACAGCCAGAGCCTCGGGCCAACCTGGAGCAGGCGGTGGACAAGAGCAGGGGAATGAGGGAGGCACCGCCACTTTCCCCGGTCCCTGCCACTCCCCGGGGCCTCTTTGTGGCCACGGTTGGGACCACAGACCCCGTAGGCGGGGTCCAGCTCAGCCCCTCACAACGGATTACATTGGGAGGGAAAAGCCATCTTGACACCGTGCTTTTCAAGACCCACTAAAGCTCTGAGGGGTGGGTTGGCCAGAGTCTGCCTCTTCCTTCGGCCCTCTCACCCCAGAAGCCCTGACCCGGGGGTCACCCACCTGCGGAGGGAGGGAAGACCCTGAGCAGGGCCTCACGAGGAGCCAGGGGCTTTCCTAAACCCTGGGTGAAGCTAACAGTGTCCCCAGACCAGCCTGTTGCCACCTGTCATGCTGTCCCTCTGTTCCCAAAGCCCACCCACCCACGCTGCAAAGTCCCTCTCCcctccgggggtggggtgggggtgctgGGGAGGGGCTATGGGGAACAGTGGGAGATGCAGGGTTTTGGAGTCAGACGAGCCTGGGTTGGAATCTCAGCTTTTACAcaaattagctgtgtgaccatgggcaaattacttaacctctctgagccttggtttcccatcaggcaaatggagataatacctacctttcagggttgttgtgaaggtgGAATGAGATTGTGGGTGAGGCCCCCCTCCGTCCCATCCCCCTCTCCCCGACACATTTGTTGGTGTCTCAGACGTCATACATACTCTCACCCCTCTGCATCTCCTTGTAGCCGAGGCTCGGGTGGGGGTTAAGTGCTGCGGTGGGGGCGCTTTCTTCCTCCGGGACAGCCTCCTCTCCAGCCTCggcctcctcttctctctttgccTGCTGCCCTTGCTCGGCACTCAGGCCCTTCTCTCTGCCCACTGGACCCTGGGAGGGGCCCTCACTGTCCTCCTCGGCCTGTGGGCCTGGGTGTTTCTGGCTGGAGAGGCTGGCTAGGGGGTGGGTATTGGAGGAGGCCTCGTCCTCCCCTGGGGCCTGGTTGTCCTCCTCAGCCTTGGACCCCTGCCCAAGCTCCGGGGCGGCCTGAGGCCTGGGTCCATCCGCATCTTCACCATTCCTCTCCACCTCTTTAGAATCTCCTCTTTTTTCCATAGCATCCTTGGAGGACATCTCTTCTGTCCCCTCTACAGAAACAACAGAGCAAAGTCAGGCCCTGAGGACCaggctgcatgtgggatctccccagagaCCAATTTCATATCTTAGCCACTGTATCTCTTGGCTTCCAGTAAGCCCAGCCCAAGACACCCATGAGAGAATTAGGGTTGCCCTCTCCATGTCTAGGTTTGACCCGAGCGCAACTGcattatgtttctttctctgtaattcTACCTCTCGAAgcaagatgtgatttttttttttctaaaaagaccTTGAAAATGACCCCAGAAGATAGAGCCTTGAATTTAAAATTAAGACAGCAGTTG includes the following:
- the CHGA gene encoding chromogranin-A isoform X2 — encoded protein: MRSAAVLALLLCAGQVIALPVNSPINKGDTEVMKCIVEVISDTLSKPSPMPVSQECFETLRGDERILSILRHQNLLKELQDLALQGAKERVHQQKKHSSYEDELSEVLEKQNDQAELKEGTEEMSSKDAMEKRGDSKEVERNGEDADGPRPQAAPELGQGSKAEEDNQAPGEDEASSNTHPLASLSSQKHPGPQAEEDSEGPSQGPVGREKGLSAEQGQQAKREEEAEAGEEAVPEEESAPTAALNPHPSLGYKEMQRGWPEALAVDGAGKTGAEEAPSPKGKGERDHCLQEEATAGAPQGLFRGGKSAQPEQEGEGRLSKEWEDAKRRSAMDQLDKELTAERRPQGEAAEEDPDRAMKLSFRARGYDFSGPGLQLPRGWRPSSREDSVEAGLPLPVRGYPEEKKEEEGSANRRPEDQELESLSAIEAELEKVAHELQGLRRG
- the CHGA gene encoding chromogranin-A isoform X1, with amino-acid sequence MRSAAVLALLLCAGQVIALPVNSPINKGDTEVMKCIVEVISDTLSKPSPMPVSQECFETLRGDERILSILRHQNLLKELQDLALQGAKERVHQQKKHSSYEDELSEVLEKQNDQAELKEGTEEMSSKDAMEKRGDSKEVERNGEDADGPRPQAAPELGQGSKAEEDNQAPGEDEASSNTHPLASLSSQKHPGPQAEEDSEGPSQGPVGREKGLSAEQGQQAKREEEAEAGEEAVPEEESAPTAALNPHPSLGYKEMQRGESWPEALAVDGAGKTGAEEAPSPKGKGERDHCLQEEATAGAPQGLFRGGKSAQPEQEGEGRLSKEWEDAKRRSAMDQLDKELTAERRPQGEAAEEDPDRAMKLSFRARGYDFSGPGLQLPRGWRPSSREDSVEAGLPLPVRGYPEEKKEEEGSANRRPEDQELESLSAIEAELEKVAHELQGLRRG